From one Paramormyrops kingsleyae isolate MSU_618 chromosome 1, PKINGS_0.4, whole genome shotgun sequence genomic stretch:
- the trim24 gene encoding transcription intermediary factor 1-alpha isoform X1, with amino-acid sequence MDESAEKAESEDAVIIVENEAESMPVLEESAKQQSHVNLLETCAVCSLSFHSREPKLLPCLHSFCKKCLPSPSRSLVMPDQSTSGPIQADNAANPLNVIRCPVCRQECMEVDVMENFFVKDSMEVPSSTVERTSQLCMSCTDNAEATGFCVECVEFLCVTCIGAHQRVKFTKDHTIRQKEEVSPEAACVSSQKPVFCDVHKQEPLKLFCETCDRLTCRDCQLLKHKDHNYQFLEDAYRNHRDYMENMTLQLQEKKKAIEEVSNSINNGLLKVDENRKSVHNEIKKSICTLIIEINRKGKILVNQLEALMKDHESGLRKQQEDIGFLSRHLDHVINFTKWATASHSGTALLYCKRLILFQIQNLLRAKCNTSFVPQSTVRFQCRSGFWASNVDLGSLVVESAPGRQQPGIQGLPYQLSQPGHRPDGSPNGFPVGPSQQAQQQLATHSTLAQLQMQVEKLAQQPSRQPPPPSHWTWYHNMRLPRPPPPPPPPPRPLQGGSPSQGLSSMSQPGRRFAIPHPNPQSPTASLQNQGFSSQVLPVSAVQTLRGLVSSSKPMDIFPSVPRYSQNAPLSSGIPHTAQHSLQQLNMMESAYLNKKNDESGSYSMMRPNFSQSLPASPPYRNAQGRHISPLPANSSAEPKTSSSVWKPPEAQASASQSSAPKRRRRSSPGPIIVIKDEPEDDDDVHFVQSSVRASLPDSTEDRTPAPTQDPPAAAEPPAREAPGPDEDPNEDWCAVCQNGGELLCCDKCPKVFHLTCHIPKLLGSPSGEWFCSFCRELNSPEMEYDCDKTEGPKALKEDPDSKEFSPVDKRKCERLLLRLYCNELSADFQEPVSPSMVPEYYEVIKTPMDLSIVKRKLESKDNAQYQRPDEFVADVRLIFRNCARFNEVLPHATPQIELELKGRVPKSLAYTEVAAAGVNLEKYFEEQLKVLYPDHAFPEVKAEETRAASPAEVAEDASPPTKKLRPASESQESRSPAETPKGECEDAEK; translated from the exons ATGGACGAAAGTGCAGAAAAAGCGGAATCGGAAGACGCCGTGATCATCGTGGAGAACGAGGCGGAGAGCATGCCGGTGCTGGAGGAGAGCGCAAAGCAGCAGAGCCATGTGAACTTGCTGGAGACCTGCGCCGTGTGCTCGCTCAGTTTCCACAGCCGGGAGCCCAAGCTGCTCCCCTGCCTCCACTCTTTCTGCAAGAAGTGTCTGCCGTCGCCCTCCAGGAGTCTGGTCATGCCGGATCAAAGTACGAGCGGTCCGATACAAGCCGACAACGCGGCGAATCCGC TCAACGTGATTCGTTGCCCAGTGTGCCGGCAGGAATGCATGGAGGTGGACGTCATGGAGAACTTCTTCGTGAAGGACTCCATGGAGGTTCCCAGCAGTACAGTGGAGAGGACCAGTCAG CTGTGCATGAGCTGCACTGACAATGCGGAGGCCACGGGCTTCTGCGTGGAGTGCGTGGAGTTCCTCTGCGTCACCTGCATCGGCGCACACCAAAGGGTGAAGTTCACCAAAGATCACACCATCCGACAGAAGGAGGAGGTGTCTCCAG AGGCCGCGTGCGTGTCCTCCCAGAAGCCGGTCTTCTGCGACGTGCACAAGCAGGAGCCGCTGAAGCTCTTCTGTGAGACGTGCGACCGCCTGACCTGTCGCGACTGCCAGCTGCTGAAGCACAAGGATCACAA TTACCAATTCCTCGAGGATGCTTATAGGAACCACAGGGACTACATGGAGAATATGACTCTTCAGTTACAGGAGAAGAAGAAGGCCATCGAGGAGGTCTCCAATTCCATTAACAATGG ACTCTTGAAGGTCGATGAGAACCGAAAGTCTGTTCACAATGAAATCAAGAAGTCCATATGTACCTTAATTATAGAGATCAATAGAAAGGGGAAGATCTTGGTTAATCAGCTTGAG gccctgaTGAAGGACCACGAGAGCGGCCTCAGGAAGCAGCAGGAAGATATTGGCTTCCTGTCCCGGCACCTCGATCATGTGATCAACTTCACCAAGTGGGCAACCGCCAGCCACAGTGGAACAGCCCTTCTGTACTGCAAGCGGCTG ATCCTGTTTCAAATCCAAAATCTCCTGCGGGCCAAATGCAATACTTCGTTCGTACCTCAGAGCACCGTGCGTTTCCAGTGCCGCTCAGGATTCTGGGCCTCGAATGTGGATCTGG GCTCCCTGGTGGTGGAAAGTGCCCCAGGCCGCCAGCAGCCCGGGATCCAGGGCCTCCCCTACCAGCTGAGCCAGCCGGGCCACAGGCCCGACGGATCCCCCAACGGCTTCCCTGTGGGGCCCTCGCAGCAGGCCCAGCAGCAGCTGGCCACCCACAGCACGCTGGCCCAGCTCCAGATGCAGGTGGAGAAGCTGGCCCAGCAGCCCAGCCGCCAGCCCCCGCCGCCCTCTCACTGGACCTGGTACCACAACATGCGTCTGCCGCGGCCGCCCCCCCCGCCGCCACCCCCTCCCCGGCCCCTGCAGGGCGGCTCCCCGTCCCAAGGCCTGTCCTCCATGTCTCAGCCGGGCCGTCGTTTCGCCATCCCTCATCCGAACCCTCAGAGCCCCACCGCCTCCCTGCAGAACCAAGGCTTCAGCTCTCAG gtgcttcctgtctctgctgtcCAGACCCTGCGAGGTCTGGTGAGCAGCTCCAAGCCGATGGACATCTTTCCCAGTGTGCCCCGGTACTCCCAGAATGCCCCGCTGTCCAGCGGCATCCCTCACACCGCCCAGCATTCCCTGCAGCAG CTGAACATGATGGAGTCGGCGTACCTGAACAAGAAGAACGATGAAAGCGGCTCGTACTCGATGATGAGGCCCAACTTCTCGCAAAGCTTGCCAGCCTCTCCGCCATACAGGAACG ctcaagGTCGACACATCTCCCCTCTGCCCGCCAACAGCTCAGCGGAGCCGAAGACGAG CTCTTCGGTGTGGAAGCCACCGGAAGCCCAGGCGAGCGCGTCCCAGAGCTCGGCGCCTAAACGAAGACGCCGCTCGTCCCCCGGCCCCATTATCGTGATCAAGGATGAGCCCGAGGATGATGACGACGTCCATTTC gtCCAGTCCAGCGTGAGGGCCAGTCTCCCTGACAGCACAGAGGACCGGACCCCAGCACCCACACAGGACCCCCCCGCAGCGGCCGAACCCCCTGCCAGGGAGGCCCCGGGGCCTGACGAGGACCCCAACGAGGACTGGTGTGCCGTGTGCCAGAACGGGGGCGAGTTGCTCTGCTGTGACAAGTGTCCCAAGGTCTTCCACCTCACCTGCCACATCCCCAAGCTGCTCGGCTCTCCCAG tggTGAATGGTTCTGTTCATTTTGCCGCGAGCTGAACTCGCCGGAAATGGAATATGACTGTGACAAAACTGAAGGGCCCAAAGCTCTGAAGGAGGATCCCGATTCCAAAGAGTTTTCACCTGTGGACAAACGG AAATGCGAGCGGCTCTTACTGCGCCTTTACTGCAACGAGCTGAGCGCCGACTTCCAGGAACCTGTCTCTCCATCA ATGGTTCCAGAGTATTATGAAGTTATTAAGACTCCCATGGACCTGTCCATTGTGAAAAGGAAACTTGAATCCAAGGATAATGCGCAGTATCAGAGACCGGATGAGTTTGTGGCGGATGTGCGGCTCATCTTCCGGAACTGCGCCCGGTTCAATGAGGTTCTCCCCCACGCAACCCCCCAAATCGAGCTGGAACTAAAGGGACGTGTTCCAAAAAGCTTGGCAT acacagaagTGGCCGCCGCTGGTGTGAACCTGGAGAAGTACTTCGAGGAGCAGCTGAAGGTTCTCTATCCAGACCATGCTTTCCCCGAGGTGAAGGCGGAGGAGACCAGAGCGGCGTCTCCGGCTGAGGTCGCGGAAGATGCCTCCCCGCCCACCAAGAAGCTGCGACCGGCTTCAGAGTCGCAGGAAAGCCGCAGTCCGGCGGAGACGCCCAAAGGCGAATGCGAAGACGCGGAGAAATGA
- the trim24 gene encoding transcription intermediary factor 1-alpha isoform X4, which translates to MDESAEKAESEDAVIIVENEAESMPVLEESAKQQSHVNLLETCAVCSLSFHSREPKLLPCLHSFCKKCLPSPSRSLVMPDQSTSGPIQADNAANPLNVIRCPVCRQECMEVDVMENFFVKDSMEVPSSTVERTSQLCMSCTDNAEATGFCVECVEFLCVTCIGAHQRVKFTKDHTIRQKEEVSPEAACVSSQKPVFCDVHKQEPLKLFCETCDRLTCRDCQLLKHKDHNYQFLEDAYRNHRDYMENMTLQLQEKKKAIEEVSNSINNGLLKVDENRKSVHNEIKKSICTLIIEINRKGKILVNQLEALMKDHESGLRKQQEDIGFLSRHLDHVINFTKWATASHSGTALLYCKRLILFQIQNLLRAKCNTSFVPQSTVRFQCRSGFWASNVDLGSLVVESAPGRQQPGIQGLPYQLSQPGHRPDGSPNGFPVGPSQQAQQQLATHSTLAQLQMQVEKLAQQPSRQPPPPSHWTWYHNMRLPRPPPPPPPPPRPLQGGSPSQGLSSMSQPGRRFAIPHPNPQSPTASLQNQGFSSQVLPVSAVQTLRGLVSSSKPMDIFPSVPRYSQNAPLSSGIPHTAQHSLQQLNMMESAYLNKKNDESGSYSMMRPNFSQSLPASPPYRNAQGRHISPLPANSSAEPKTSSSVWKPPEAQASASQSSAPKRRRRSSPGPIIVIKDEPEDDDDVHFVQSSVRASLPDSTEDRTPAPTQDPPAAAEPPAREAPGPDEDPNEDWCAVCQNGGELLCCDKCPKVFHLTCHIPKLLGSPSGEWFCSFCRELNSPEMEYDCDKTEGPKALKEDPDSKEFSPVDKRKCERLLLRLYCNELSADFQEPVSPSMVPEYYEVIKTPMDLSIVKRKLESKDNAQYQRPDEFVADVRLIFRNCARFNEADTEVAAAGVNLEKYFEEQLKVLYPDHAFPEVKAEETRAASPAEVAEDASPPTKKLRPASESQESRSPAETPKGECEDAEK; encoded by the exons ATGGACGAAAGTGCAGAAAAAGCGGAATCGGAAGACGCCGTGATCATCGTGGAGAACGAGGCGGAGAGCATGCCGGTGCTGGAGGAGAGCGCAAAGCAGCAGAGCCATGTGAACTTGCTGGAGACCTGCGCCGTGTGCTCGCTCAGTTTCCACAGCCGGGAGCCCAAGCTGCTCCCCTGCCTCCACTCTTTCTGCAAGAAGTGTCTGCCGTCGCCCTCCAGGAGTCTGGTCATGCCGGATCAAAGTACGAGCGGTCCGATACAAGCCGACAACGCGGCGAATCCGC TCAACGTGATTCGTTGCCCAGTGTGCCGGCAGGAATGCATGGAGGTGGACGTCATGGAGAACTTCTTCGTGAAGGACTCCATGGAGGTTCCCAGCAGTACAGTGGAGAGGACCAGTCAG CTGTGCATGAGCTGCACTGACAATGCGGAGGCCACGGGCTTCTGCGTGGAGTGCGTGGAGTTCCTCTGCGTCACCTGCATCGGCGCACACCAAAGGGTGAAGTTCACCAAAGATCACACCATCCGACAGAAGGAGGAGGTGTCTCCAG AGGCCGCGTGCGTGTCCTCCCAGAAGCCGGTCTTCTGCGACGTGCACAAGCAGGAGCCGCTGAAGCTCTTCTGTGAGACGTGCGACCGCCTGACCTGTCGCGACTGCCAGCTGCTGAAGCACAAGGATCACAA TTACCAATTCCTCGAGGATGCTTATAGGAACCACAGGGACTACATGGAGAATATGACTCTTCAGTTACAGGAGAAGAAGAAGGCCATCGAGGAGGTCTCCAATTCCATTAACAATGG ACTCTTGAAGGTCGATGAGAACCGAAAGTCTGTTCACAATGAAATCAAGAAGTCCATATGTACCTTAATTATAGAGATCAATAGAAAGGGGAAGATCTTGGTTAATCAGCTTGAG gccctgaTGAAGGACCACGAGAGCGGCCTCAGGAAGCAGCAGGAAGATATTGGCTTCCTGTCCCGGCACCTCGATCATGTGATCAACTTCACCAAGTGGGCAACCGCCAGCCACAGTGGAACAGCCCTTCTGTACTGCAAGCGGCTG ATCCTGTTTCAAATCCAAAATCTCCTGCGGGCCAAATGCAATACTTCGTTCGTACCTCAGAGCACCGTGCGTTTCCAGTGCCGCTCAGGATTCTGGGCCTCGAATGTGGATCTGG GCTCCCTGGTGGTGGAAAGTGCCCCAGGCCGCCAGCAGCCCGGGATCCAGGGCCTCCCCTACCAGCTGAGCCAGCCGGGCCACAGGCCCGACGGATCCCCCAACGGCTTCCCTGTGGGGCCCTCGCAGCAGGCCCAGCAGCAGCTGGCCACCCACAGCACGCTGGCCCAGCTCCAGATGCAGGTGGAGAAGCTGGCCCAGCAGCCCAGCCGCCAGCCCCCGCCGCCCTCTCACTGGACCTGGTACCACAACATGCGTCTGCCGCGGCCGCCCCCCCCGCCGCCACCCCCTCCCCGGCCCCTGCAGGGCGGCTCCCCGTCCCAAGGCCTGTCCTCCATGTCTCAGCCGGGCCGTCGTTTCGCCATCCCTCATCCGAACCCTCAGAGCCCCACCGCCTCCCTGCAGAACCAAGGCTTCAGCTCTCAG gtgcttcctgtctctgctgtcCAGACCCTGCGAGGTCTGGTGAGCAGCTCCAAGCCGATGGACATCTTTCCCAGTGTGCCCCGGTACTCCCAGAATGCCCCGCTGTCCAGCGGCATCCCTCACACCGCCCAGCATTCCCTGCAGCAG CTGAACATGATGGAGTCGGCGTACCTGAACAAGAAGAACGATGAAAGCGGCTCGTACTCGATGATGAGGCCCAACTTCTCGCAAAGCTTGCCAGCCTCTCCGCCATACAGGAACG ctcaagGTCGACACATCTCCCCTCTGCCCGCCAACAGCTCAGCGGAGCCGAAGACGAG CTCTTCGGTGTGGAAGCCACCGGAAGCCCAGGCGAGCGCGTCCCAGAGCTCGGCGCCTAAACGAAGACGCCGCTCGTCCCCCGGCCCCATTATCGTGATCAAGGATGAGCCCGAGGATGATGACGACGTCCATTTC gtCCAGTCCAGCGTGAGGGCCAGTCTCCCTGACAGCACAGAGGACCGGACCCCAGCACCCACACAGGACCCCCCCGCAGCGGCCGAACCCCCTGCCAGGGAGGCCCCGGGGCCTGACGAGGACCCCAACGAGGACTGGTGTGCCGTGTGCCAGAACGGGGGCGAGTTGCTCTGCTGTGACAAGTGTCCCAAGGTCTTCCACCTCACCTGCCACATCCCCAAGCTGCTCGGCTCTCCCAG tggTGAATGGTTCTGTTCATTTTGCCGCGAGCTGAACTCGCCGGAAATGGAATATGACTGTGACAAAACTGAAGGGCCCAAAGCTCTGAAGGAGGATCCCGATTCCAAAGAGTTTTCACCTGTGGACAAACGG AAATGCGAGCGGCTCTTACTGCGCCTTTACTGCAACGAGCTGAGCGCCGACTTCCAGGAACCTGTCTCTCCATCA ATGGTTCCAGAGTATTATGAAGTTATTAAGACTCCCATGGACCTGTCCATTGTGAAAAGGAAACTTGAATCCAAGGATAATGCGCAGTATCAGAGACCGGATGAGTTTGTGGCGGATGTGCGGCTCATCTTCCGGAACTGCGCCCGGTTCAATGAG gcagacacagaagTGGCCGCCGCTGGTGTGAACCTGGAGAAGTACTTCGAGGAGCAGCTGAAGGTTCTCTATCCAGACCATGCTTTCCCCGAGGTGAAGGCGGAGGAGACCAGAGCGGCGTCTCCGGCTGAGGTCGCGGAAGATGCCTCCCCGCCCACCAAGAAGCTGCGACCGGCTTCAGAGTCGCAGGAAAGCCGCAGTCCGGCGGAGACGCCCAAAGGCGAATGCGAAGACGCGGAGAAATGA
- the trim24 gene encoding transcription intermediary factor 1-alpha isoform X6 translates to MDESAEKAESEDAVIIVENEAESMPVLEESAKQQSHVNLLETCAVCSLSFHSREPKLLPCLHSFCKKCLPSPSRSLVMPDQINVIRCPVCRQECMEVDVMENFFVKDSMEVPSSTVERTSQLCMSCTDNAEATGFCVECVEFLCVTCIGAHQRVKFTKDHTIRQKEEVSPEAACVSSQKPVFCDVHKQEPLKLFCETCDRLTCRDCQLLKHKDHNYQFLEDAYRNHRDYMENMTLQLQEKKKAIEEVSNSINNGLLKVDENRKSVHNEIKKSICTLIIEINRKGKILVNQLEALMKDHESGLRKQQEDIGFLSRHLDHVINFTKWATASHSGTALLYCKRLILFQIQNLLRAKCNTSFVPQSTVRFQCRSGFWASNVDLGSLVVESAPGRQQPGIQGLPYQLSQPGHRPDGSPNGFPVGPSQQAQQQLATHSTLAQLQMQVEKLAQQPSRQPPPPSHWTWYHNMRLPRPPPPPPPPPRPLQGGSPSQGLSSMSQPGRRFAIPHPNPQSPTASLQNQGFSSQVLPVSAVQTLRGLVSSSKPMDIFPSVPRYSQNAPLSSGIPHTAQHSLQQLNMMESAYLNKKNDESGSYSMMRPNFSQSLPASPPYRNAQGRHISPLPANSSAEPKTSSSVWKPPEAQASASQSSAPKRRRRSSPGPIIVIKDEPEDDDDVHFVQSSVRASLPDSTEDRTPAPTQDPPAAAEPPAREAPGPDEDPNEDWCAVCQNGGELLCCDKCPKVFHLTCHIPKLLGSPSGEWFCSFCRELNSPEMEYDCDKTEGPKALKEDPDSKEFSPVDKRKCERLLLRLYCNELSADFQEPVSPSMVPEYYEVIKTPMDLSIVKRKLESKDNAQYQRPDEFVADVRLIFRNCARFNEADTEVAAAGVNLEKYFEEQLKVLYPDHAFPEVKAEETRAASPAEVAEDASPPTKKLRPASESQESRSPAETPKGECEDAEK, encoded by the exons ATGGACGAAAGTGCAGAAAAAGCGGAATCGGAAGACGCCGTGATCATCGTGGAGAACGAGGCGGAGAGCATGCCGGTGCTGGAGGAGAGCGCAAAGCAGCAGAGCCATGTGAACTTGCTGGAGACCTGCGCCGTGTGCTCGCTCAGTTTCCACAGCCGGGAGCCCAAGCTGCTCCCCTGCCTCCACTCTTTCTGCAAGAAGTGTCTGCCGTCGCCCTCCAGGAGTCTGGTCATGCCGGATCAAA TCAACGTGATTCGTTGCCCAGTGTGCCGGCAGGAATGCATGGAGGTGGACGTCATGGAGAACTTCTTCGTGAAGGACTCCATGGAGGTTCCCAGCAGTACAGTGGAGAGGACCAGTCAG CTGTGCATGAGCTGCACTGACAATGCGGAGGCCACGGGCTTCTGCGTGGAGTGCGTGGAGTTCCTCTGCGTCACCTGCATCGGCGCACACCAAAGGGTGAAGTTCACCAAAGATCACACCATCCGACAGAAGGAGGAGGTGTCTCCAG AGGCCGCGTGCGTGTCCTCCCAGAAGCCGGTCTTCTGCGACGTGCACAAGCAGGAGCCGCTGAAGCTCTTCTGTGAGACGTGCGACCGCCTGACCTGTCGCGACTGCCAGCTGCTGAAGCACAAGGATCACAA TTACCAATTCCTCGAGGATGCTTATAGGAACCACAGGGACTACATGGAGAATATGACTCTTCAGTTACAGGAGAAGAAGAAGGCCATCGAGGAGGTCTCCAATTCCATTAACAATGG ACTCTTGAAGGTCGATGAGAACCGAAAGTCTGTTCACAATGAAATCAAGAAGTCCATATGTACCTTAATTATAGAGATCAATAGAAAGGGGAAGATCTTGGTTAATCAGCTTGAG gccctgaTGAAGGACCACGAGAGCGGCCTCAGGAAGCAGCAGGAAGATATTGGCTTCCTGTCCCGGCACCTCGATCATGTGATCAACTTCACCAAGTGGGCAACCGCCAGCCACAGTGGAACAGCCCTTCTGTACTGCAAGCGGCTG ATCCTGTTTCAAATCCAAAATCTCCTGCGGGCCAAATGCAATACTTCGTTCGTACCTCAGAGCACCGTGCGTTTCCAGTGCCGCTCAGGATTCTGGGCCTCGAATGTGGATCTGG GCTCCCTGGTGGTGGAAAGTGCCCCAGGCCGCCAGCAGCCCGGGATCCAGGGCCTCCCCTACCAGCTGAGCCAGCCGGGCCACAGGCCCGACGGATCCCCCAACGGCTTCCCTGTGGGGCCCTCGCAGCAGGCCCAGCAGCAGCTGGCCACCCACAGCACGCTGGCCCAGCTCCAGATGCAGGTGGAGAAGCTGGCCCAGCAGCCCAGCCGCCAGCCCCCGCCGCCCTCTCACTGGACCTGGTACCACAACATGCGTCTGCCGCGGCCGCCCCCCCCGCCGCCACCCCCTCCCCGGCCCCTGCAGGGCGGCTCCCCGTCCCAAGGCCTGTCCTCCATGTCTCAGCCGGGCCGTCGTTTCGCCATCCCTCATCCGAACCCTCAGAGCCCCACCGCCTCCCTGCAGAACCAAGGCTTCAGCTCTCAG gtgcttcctgtctctgctgtcCAGACCCTGCGAGGTCTGGTGAGCAGCTCCAAGCCGATGGACATCTTTCCCAGTGTGCCCCGGTACTCCCAGAATGCCCCGCTGTCCAGCGGCATCCCTCACACCGCCCAGCATTCCCTGCAGCAG CTGAACATGATGGAGTCGGCGTACCTGAACAAGAAGAACGATGAAAGCGGCTCGTACTCGATGATGAGGCCCAACTTCTCGCAAAGCTTGCCAGCCTCTCCGCCATACAGGAACG ctcaagGTCGACACATCTCCCCTCTGCCCGCCAACAGCTCAGCGGAGCCGAAGACGAG CTCTTCGGTGTGGAAGCCACCGGAAGCCCAGGCGAGCGCGTCCCAGAGCTCGGCGCCTAAACGAAGACGCCGCTCGTCCCCCGGCCCCATTATCGTGATCAAGGATGAGCCCGAGGATGATGACGACGTCCATTTC gtCCAGTCCAGCGTGAGGGCCAGTCTCCCTGACAGCACAGAGGACCGGACCCCAGCACCCACACAGGACCCCCCCGCAGCGGCCGAACCCCCTGCCAGGGAGGCCCCGGGGCCTGACGAGGACCCCAACGAGGACTGGTGTGCCGTGTGCCAGAACGGGGGCGAGTTGCTCTGCTGTGACAAGTGTCCCAAGGTCTTCCACCTCACCTGCCACATCCCCAAGCTGCTCGGCTCTCCCAG tggTGAATGGTTCTGTTCATTTTGCCGCGAGCTGAACTCGCCGGAAATGGAATATGACTGTGACAAAACTGAAGGGCCCAAAGCTCTGAAGGAGGATCCCGATTCCAAAGAGTTTTCACCTGTGGACAAACGG AAATGCGAGCGGCTCTTACTGCGCCTTTACTGCAACGAGCTGAGCGCCGACTTCCAGGAACCTGTCTCTCCATCA ATGGTTCCAGAGTATTATGAAGTTATTAAGACTCCCATGGACCTGTCCATTGTGAAAAGGAAACTTGAATCCAAGGATAATGCGCAGTATCAGAGACCGGATGAGTTTGTGGCGGATGTGCGGCTCATCTTCCGGAACTGCGCCCGGTTCAATGAG gcagacacagaagTGGCCGCCGCTGGTGTGAACCTGGAGAAGTACTTCGAGGAGCAGCTGAAGGTTCTCTATCCAGACCATGCTTTCCCCGAGGTGAAGGCGGAGGAGACCAGAGCGGCGTCTCCGGCTGAGGTCGCGGAAGATGCCTCCCCGCCCACCAAGAAGCTGCGACCGGCTTCAGAGTCGCAGGAAAGCCGCAGTCCGGCGGAGACGCCCAAAGGCGAATGCGAAGACGCGGAGAAATGA